One Mangifera indica cultivar Alphonso chromosome 4, CATAS_Mindica_2.1, whole genome shotgun sequence genomic region harbors:
- the LOC123215010 gene encoding extracellular ribonuclease LE-like: protein MNSKFCFLFIKLVIIQSLSVLCVSQSFDFFYFVQQWPGSYCDTSQSCCYPTSGKPAADFSIHGLWPNYNDGTYPSNCDPNNPFDKSKISDLTGSMEKSWPSLACPSSDGFSFWSHEWDKHGTCSESVLNQHDYFQAALDLKNQVDILQTLKTAGVEPNGEFYSLESIKDAIKEGSGYTPWIE, encoded by the exons atgAACTCTAAATTCTGCTTTCTCTTTATCAAACTTGTAATCATTCAGTCTCTGTCAGTTCTTTGTGTTTCCCAGAGCTTCGATTTCTTCTACTTTGTTCAACAA TGGCCAGGTTCATATTGTGACACATCGCAAAGTTGCTGCTATCCAACTTCGGGAAAACCTGCAGCAGACTTCAGCATTCATGGCCTCTGGCCTAATTATAACGATGGCACCTATCCATCAAATTGTGATCCCAATAATCCCTTTGATAAATCTAAG ATTTCAGATCTAACGGGCAGTATGGAAAAGAGTTGGCCATCACTGGCTTGTCCAAGCAGCGATGGGTTCAGCTTTTGGTCACATGAATGGGATAAACATGGAACCTGCTCAGAATCTGTGCTTAACCAACATGATTACTTCCAAGCTGCTCTCGACTTAAAAAACCAAGTCGATATCCTCCAAACTCTAAAGACGGCAG GAGTCGAACCAAATGGAGAGTTTTATAGCTTGGAGAGCATTAAAGATGCTATAAAAGAAGGAAGTGGGTACACCCCATGGATTGAATGA
- the LOC123212801 gene encoding F-box/kelch-repeat protein At1g22040-like isoform X2 → MSRELFTLRKELGTTEEWLYLLTKEDDGRLSWLALDPLSGRWQRLPPLPGVAFQDESRKVLPALQMWNAVGSSIKIADVLRGWFRRKDAPDGMSLCGCAIGAVGGCLYVLGGFSGALALRLVWRYDPLMNSWSEVSPMSIGRAYCKTGVINNKLYVVGGVTRGRAGLTPLQSAEVFDPHTGLWSQIPSMPFSKAQDIPTAFLADLLKPIATGMTAYRGKLYVPQSLYFWPFFVDIGGEIYDPDENSWDEIPVGMGEGWPIRQAGTKLSVTVEGELYALDHSGALESPRIKVYDFQDDTWKVVVGDVPILEFMDSGSPYLLAGLQKRLHVLTKDANHNILVLQANVQKHLSSLSSASSFSLHDSLDECAESTVESYTDPWKVIATRCARSTELVSCQTLEI, encoded by the coding sequence ATGAGCCGTGAACTGTTTACTCTGAGAAAGGAACTAGGAACAACTGAAGAATGGTTGTATTTATTAACGAAGGAGGATGATGGCAGGCTTTCCTGGTTAGCTTTGGATCCCTTGTCTGGAAGATGGCAAAGGTTGCCGCCACTACCTGGTGTTGCTTTTCAAGATGAATCGAGGAAGGTTTTACCGGCGCTTCAGATGTGGAATGCAGTGGGCTCAAGTATCAAAATTGCTGATGTTCTCAGGGGCTGGTTCAGGAGGAAGGATGCACCAGATGGGATGTCATTATGTGGGTGTGCTATTGGGGCTGTTGGTGGTTGCCTCTATGTTTTAGGGGGATTCTCTGGAGCTCTAGCCTTAAGACTTGTCTGGAGATATGATCCTCTTATGAATTCCTGGAGTGAAGTCAGTCCAATGTCAATTGGTAGAGCCTATTGTAAGACAGGAGTCATAAACAACAAGCTTTATGTTGTTGGAGGGGTTACTCGGGGCCGTGCTGGGCTGACCCCGCTCCAGTCTGCTGAAGTTTTTGATCCTCATACAGGTTTATGGTCCCAGATACCAAGTATGCCATTTTCAAAAGCTCAGGATATACCTACAGCCTTTCTGGCTGATTTATTGAAGCCCATCGCTACAGGAATGACAGCTTATAGAGGAAAATTGTATGTGCCTCAGAGTTTATATTTCTGGCCTTTTTTTGTTGACATCGGAGGAGAGATTTATGACCCAGATGAGAATTCATGGGATGAAATCCCAGTTGGGATGGGTGAGGGTTGGCCTATCAGACAGGCTGGAACAAAATTGAGTGTCACAGTGGAAGGTGAGTTGTATGCACTAGATCATTCTGGTGCACTTGAAAGTCCAAGGATCAAGGTATATGATTTCCAAGATGATACTTGGAAAGTTGTGGTTGGTGATGTTCCTATACTAGAATTTATGGATTCAGGGTCTCCTTATCTACTTGCCGGTTTACAGAAAAGGCTTCATGTGCTCACCAAGGATGCCAATCACAATATCTTAGTCCTGCAGGCTAATGTACAAAAACATTTATCTTCCTTATCATCAGCTTCATCATTTTCATTACATGACTCTTTAGATGAATGTGCTGAATCAACTGTAGAATCTTATACAGACCCTTGGAAGGTAATTGCAACAAGGTGCGCTAGATCTACTGAGCTTGTTAGTTGTCAAACCCTGGAAATTTGA
- the LOC123212801 gene encoding F-box/kelch-repeat protein At1g22040-like isoform X1, which produces MGGVFSRNSSRIGASEILPNESCKRQRLSSSFSEETKRLIPSLPDEISLQILARLPRIYYLYVRLVSRAWKAAVMSRELFTLRKELGTTEEWLYLLTKEDDGRLSWLALDPLSGRWQRLPPLPGVAFQDESRKVLPALQMWNAVGSSIKIADVLRGWFRRKDAPDGMSLCGCAIGAVGGCLYVLGGFSGALALRLVWRYDPLMNSWSEVSPMSIGRAYCKTGVINNKLYVVGGVTRGRAGLTPLQSAEVFDPHTGLWSQIPSMPFSKAQDIPTAFLADLLKPIATGMTAYRGKLYVPQSLYFWPFFVDIGGEIYDPDENSWDEIPVGMGEGWPIRQAGTKLSVTVEGELYALDHSGALESPRIKVYDFQDDTWKVVVGDVPILEFMDSGSPYLLAGLQKRLHVLTKDANHNILVLQANVQKHLSSLSSASSFSLHDSLDECAESTVESYTDPWKVIATRCARSTELVSCQTLEI; this is translated from the coding sequence atggGTGGTGTATTTAGCAGAAATAGTTCCAGGATAGGGGCAAGCGAGATTTTGCCAAATGAAAGTTGTAAGAGGCAGAGACTATCATCAAGCTTTTCTGAAGAAACCAAAAGATTGATTCCAAGTCTTCCCGATGAGATATCGCTTCAAATTCTAGCTAGACTTCCGAGAATATACTACTTGTATGTAAGATTAGTTTCGCGGGCTTGGAAAGCTGCTGTTATGAGCCGTGAACTGTTTACTCTGAGAAAGGAACTAGGAACAACTGAAGAATGGTTGTATTTATTAACGAAGGAGGATGATGGCAGGCTTTCCTGGTTAGCTTTGGATCCCTTGTCTGGAAGATGGCAAAGGTTGCCGCCACTACCTGGTGTTGCTTTTCAAGATGAATCGAGGAAGGTTTTACCGGCGCTTCAGATGTGGAATGCAGTGGGCTCAAGTATCAAAATTGCTGATGTTCTCAGGGGCTGGTTCAGGAGGAAGGATGCACCAGATGGGATGTCATTATGTGGGTGTGCTATTGGGGCTGTTGGTGGTTGCCTCTATGTTTTAGGGGGATTCTCTGGAGCTCTAGCCTTAAGACTTGTCTGGAGATATGATCCTCTTATGAATTCCTGGAGTGAAGTCAGTCCAATGTCAATTGGTAGAGCCTATTGTAAGACAGGAGTCATAAACAACAAGCTTTATGTTGTTGGAGGGGTTACTCGGGGCCGTGCTGGGCTGACCCCGCTCCAGTCTGCTGAAGTTTTTGATCCTCATACAGGTTTATGGTCCCAGATACCAAGTATGCCATTTTCAAAAGCTCAGGATATACCTACAGCCTTTCTGGCTGATTTATTGAAGCCCATCGCTACAGGAATGACAGCTTATAGAGGAAAATTGTATGTGCCTCAGAGTTTATATTTCTGGCCTTTTTTTGTTGACATCGGAGGAGAGATTTATGACCCAGATGAGAATTCATGGGATGAAATCCCAGTTGGGATGGGTGAGGGTTGGCCTATCAGACAGGCTGGAACAAAATTGAGTGTCACAGTGGAAGGTGAGTTGTATGCACTAGATCATTCTGGTGCACTTGAAAGTCCAAGGATCAAGGTATATGATTTCCAAGATGATACTTGGAAAGTTGTGGTTGGTGATGTTCCTATACTAGAATTTATGGATTCAGGGTCTCCTTATCTACTTGCCGGTTTACAGAAAAGGCTTCATGTGCTCACCAAGGATGCCAATCACAATATCTTAGTCCTGCAGGCTAATGTACAAAAACATTTATCTTCCTTATCATCAGCTTCATCATTTTCATTACATGACTCTTTAGATGAATGTGCTGAATCAACTGTAGAATCTTATACAGACCCTTGGAAGGTAATTGCAACAAGGTGCGCTAGATCTACTGAGCTTGTTAGTTGTCAAACCCTGGAAATTTGA